Below is a genomic region from Erigeron canadensis isolate Cc75 chromosome 7, C_canadensis_v1, whole genome shotgun sequence.
AAACATGAGAATGTTAGTTGGAAAAAGATGTTCTGAAGGTAACAATGAAGACACACGGGTAAAAGAAGCCATAAAGAAAGGGTTGCAAATTATTGGAGCTTTTGTGATGTCTGATCATATTCCAAGTCTAGAATGGATGGATATTGGAGGACATATAAAAACTATGAAGCAAATgggaaatgagtttgatggtgTCATACAAAAATGGCTTGACGAACATAttgagaagagaaaagagaatGATCTGGATAGTGATCAAGAAACCGATTTTATGGATGTGATGCTCTCAACCCTGTCAAAAGATGCTGAAATTTTTGGCCACGGACGTGAAACCATCATCAAAGCAACAACACTGGTTTGTAACATATTTCAATCTTGATTCAACACTTAATCATATTGATATCTCTAGCTATATATGCTAAACTtatgattttggtagattctcATGTTGACAGGTTCAGAAAGCGTTGCTGAGACAATGACATGGGCGCTCTCTTTATTATTGAACAACCCTGCGATCCTTAAAGCTTGTCAAAAAGAGATTGACATCTATGTAGGGCGCGAGAAATGGGTAGAAGAATCAGATATCAAAAACTTATCATATCTGCAAGCCATAGTGAAGGAAACACTCAGAATGTACCCACCGGGTCCTTTAAGTGCACCACGTGAGGCTGTTGAAGACTGCAATATAGGAGGATATCATATCTCCAAAGGAACTCGTCTAATTGTGAACATATGGAAGCTACATCATGACCCTCAAATTTGGCCCGATCCTTTTGATTTTAGACCAGAAAGGTTTCTTGAAGAGCATTCAAACGTAAATTATCAAGGTCAAAATTTTGAATACATTCCGTTCAGCTCAGGAAGGAGAATGTGCCCTGCAACTACGTTTGCATTACGATTGGTTCACTTGATACTTGCTCGGTTGATTCAAGGGTTTGATTTGTCAACGCCAATGGGGACGCCTGTGGACATGACAGAGGCTTCGGGCCAATCTTTGCCAAAGACAAAACCTCTTGAAGCGATCATCACTCCACGCCTTCCCCGAGAGCTCTATCAAATGCTTTGAGACCAATTTGAAGATTATGGagtcactacaaataatattgtaaTTATCCACCATCTTAGTtaatgtgaacaaattataaAGTTTGTcactcttttatatttataaaattattattaacctaaaagtgtgtaaaagtttatctacactaaaaagtgtgaagtGTTAAAAATTCACAACtaatttttgtataaatttcttcacacttttaattcaatataactttacacacataaaaatgtaacaaattttataatttgtttacgCTGAgtaaaagtgtgaataattacaatattataTGTAGTGAGTTGAATAATGAAATTGATAGCTGCAAACTTGTCGATTATCAGAACtagagatacatatatatatatgaataagaTTATATATTCCTAAGTTAACTTATTTTATGAACTATTTTTACCAAACATTTGATGAATGTTTGATCTTTATGCACTTTCAGATCAATGTATATCCTGCATAATATGAATTTCTAGGAAATTTGAGGCATGTTTTCAAGATATCATTAGTATAAGGTTTAGCA
It encodes:
- the LOC122608056 gene encoding dimethylnonatriene synthase-like; the encoded protein is METFTQVLPIISGLLLIALTYLCIRTIGNNTRKVNKNVAPEPSGAWPLIGHLKLLQSQTPAARILGKIADEYGPVFSLRLGSRRAVVVSSLETIKECLGTNDKKVLSRPDIAASRYMVYDNTSFGLAPYGPYWKEMRKLVMSKLFTSQCLEKFKNVRDSEVMNSIKELSVWSLKNRDGMSIIKLDKWFEQITVSINMRMLVGKRCSEGNNEDTRVKEAIKKGLQIIGAFVMSDHIPSLEWMDIGGHIKTMKQMGNEFDGVIQKWLDEHIEKRKENDLDSDQETDFMDVMLSTLSKDAEIFGHGRETIIKATTLILMLTGSESVAETMTWALSLLLNNPAILKACQKEIDIYVGREKWVEESDIKNLSYLQAIVKETLRMYPPGPLSAPREAVEDCNIGGYHISKGTRLIVNIWKLHHDPQIWPDPFDFRPERFLEEHSNVNYQGQNFEYIPFSSGRRMCPATTFALRLVHLILARLIQGFDLSTPMGTPVDMTEASGQSLPKTKPLEAIITPRLPRELYQML